One stretch of Danio rerio strain Tuebingen ecotype United States chromosome 6, GRCz12tu, whole genome shotgun sequence DNA includes these proteins:
- the mast2 gene encoding microtubule-associated serine/threonine-protein kinase 2 isoform X15 — translation MRPRSRSLSPGRSPISFDHEIVMMNHVYKERFPKATAQMEVRLADFISSSAPEKVMPLADGVLSFIHHQVIELSRDCLDKSREGLITSRYFYELQENLEKLHQDAHERSESGEVTFVTQLVKKLMIIIARPARLLECLEFDPEEFYHLLEAAEGHAKEGQGIKSDIPRYIISQLGLTRDPLEEMAQLSSYDSGNPETPETETDSTDSRGATVQPLQPQPQPQPKTKTPREEDFETIKLISNGAYGAVFLVRHKETRQRFAMKKINKQNLILRNQIQQAFVERDILTFAENPFVVSMFCSFETRRHLCMVMEYVEGGDCATLLKHIGALPVDMARMYFAETVLALEYLHNYGIVHRDLKPDNLLITSMGHVKLTDFGLSKIGLMSLTTNLYEGHIEKDTREFLDKQVCGTPEYIAPEVILRQGYGKPVDWWAMGVILYEFLVGCAPFFGDTPEELFGQVISDEIIWPEGDEALPPDAQDLISKLLRQNPLERLGTGSAFEVKQHRFFTDLDWNSLLRQKAEFIPQLESEDDTSYFDTRSDRYHHVDSEEEDDTNDDDHLEIRQFSSCSPRFSKVYSSMERLSLHEEKRTPPPTKRSLSEEGGERIDSLSGLKSRDRSWLVGSPEILRKRLSVSESSHTESDSSPPLTVRRRCCSAIIEMPRFAISSEEDSCVGSRKTPVRGPRGDDLPQAIPELPVERELRLDESPTTPGSTSSQISQSTLTPGSSGDVLDRASRYSAEVSENSTPRAISDLAARRARHRLLSGDTDKHTSRPLSKVIKSASATTLSLMIPADHHGASPLASPMSPHSLSSNPSSRDSSPSRDLSPAVCSVKPAIIIHRAGKKYGFTLRAIRVYMGDTDIYTVHHMVWHVEDGGPAHEAGLREGDLITHVNGEPVHGLVHTEVVELILKSGSKVSISATPFENTSIKVGPARKTSYKSKMARRNKRTKTREGQDSKKRNSLFRKITKQATLLHTSRSLSSLNRSVSSGESVPGSPTHMSPRSPTQGCRSTPDSAHSVGGNSSQSSSPSSSVPNSPASSGQIRPSSLHGLAPKLQRQYRSPRRKSAGNIPLSPLARTPSPTPQSTSPQRSPSPLPSHGLITSSIGQSFPVKLHSSPPLVRQISRPKSADPPRSPLLKRVQSAEKLAASLSSSSSSPSPSSAADKKLPVGASRKHSLDTSHSEFKKEMLQRDPSLQSLQESASETLMGGRVSPAEKGSLQKSSVRKLGRQEGPESGTGTLGLVPGKSKLKDKLSAIRAERRESLQKQDAIHEVDSSEDETDEGSEDSQDGRRTCYAPPSHVLRPTTVMASPHTIRMGPAAPPTLGLFPSTVAPPCSPQLIRGLQIQNQSTTQSQTQTSTSQPAQAAVKPPEQKPITSVKDSSSTIIDDSKKQSQAQDIQSRPSPHQPSPLSSTFSTQGSAFTSVSKDPFVKPTTPPLDPRRTPKMSEPRSKTSGRTDSSTTSGVARDTPVATTPTGGITKEMKEADNRRQAAAAAAASAAAATTSASTASESGMDKVVSQLATVAKSVLGPVKLNIPGTKETMERTKDQRTQADATHPKIKECRLEHPDSPDQLSPSAASGSQSPRLTESPSKQTSSKSEPASTSQRPLEVPGTFKRQTSPIPQAREEHQDRSGTLQSGTTSRPRSEAQSQTQQAKPSSTTSRDKSNKTT, via the exons ATGCGTCCGCGCTCCCGCAGTCTCAG CCCTGGACGGTCACCAATATCATTTGACCATGAGATTGTCATGATGAACCATGTCTACAAGGAGCGTTTTCCTAAG GCCACTGCTCAGATGGAGGTGCGTCTGGCCGATTTCATATCCTCCTCAGCTCCAGAAAAAGTCATGCCTTTAGCTGATGGCGTCCTGAGCTTCATCCACCACCAGGTTATCGAACTGTCTCGAGATTGTCTGGACAAATCTCGTGAGGGTCTCATCACCTCCCGCTACTTCTATGAGCTACAAGAGAACCTTGAAAAGCTACACCAGGAT GCTCATGAGCGTTCAGAAAGTGGGGAGGTGACATTTGTCACCCAGCTAGTTAAAAAGCTGATGATAATCATCGCTCGGCCTGCCCGGCTGCTAGAATGTTTG GAGTTTGACCCGGAGGAGTTCTACCACCTGTTAGAGGCAGCTGAAGGTCATGCTAAAGAAGGTCAAGGCATCAAGTCTGACATCCCTCGATACATCATCAGCCAGCTGGGCCTCACCAGGGACCCCCTTGAGG AAATGGCCCAGCTGAGCAGCTATGACAGCGGTAACCCTGAAACACCAGAGACAGAGACAGATTCCACAGAT AGTCGAGGAGCAACCGTACAGCCACTCCAACCTCAGCCTCAACCGCAGCCCAAGACTAAAACACCTCGCGAGGAAGACTTCGAGACCATTAAACTCATCAGTAATGGAGCCTATGG GGCTGTGTTTCTGGTGAGGCATAAAGAGACCCGTCAGCGATTTGCCATGAAGAAGATCAACAAGCAGAACCTGATCCTAAGAAACCAGATCCAGCAGGCCTTTGTGGAAAGAGACATCTTGACATTTGCAGAAAACCCTTTTGTTGTCAGCATGTTCTGCTCCTTTGAGACAAGGAGACATCTTTGCATGGTTATGGAGTATGTGGAGG GTGGGGATTGTGCCACTCTCCTGAAGCACATTGGAGCTCTGCCTGTGGATATGGCACGCATGTACTTTGCTGAAACCGTTCTTGCATTGGAATACCTTCACAACTATGGTATTGTGCACAGAGACCTCAAACCTGACAA TCTCCTGATTACCTCAATGGGACACGTCAAACTGACTGACTTTGGCCTGTCCAAGATTGGTTTAATGAGCTTAACAACTAATCTGTATGAGGGCCACATTGAAAAAGATACTCGAGAATTCTTGGACAAACAG gTGTGTGGTACTCCTGAATACATTGCTCCTGAGGTTATTCTGCGACAGGGTTATGGAAAACCAGTTGACTGGTGGGCCATGGGAGTCATCTTGTATGAGTTTCTGGTGGGCTGTGCTCCTTTCTTTGGAGATACACCTGAAGAACTGTTTGGACAAGTCATCAGTG ATGAGATAATCTGGCCAGAAGGTGATGAAGCTTTGCCTCCGGATGCTCAAGATCTCATCTCCAAACTTCTTCGGCAAAACCCTCTAGAGCGTCTTGGGACAG GGAGTGCGTTTGAGGTAAAACAGCACCGCTTCTTTACTGATCTGGACTGGAACAGCCTCCTGAGGCAGAAGGCTGAGTTCATTCCTCAGCTGGAGTCGGAGGATGACACTAGCTACTTTGACA CACGCTCAGATCGTTATCATCATGTGGACTCAGAGGAAGAAGATGACACAAATGATGACGACCATTTGGAGATCCGTCAGTTCTCCTCCTGTTCGCCACGATTCAGCAAG GTGTATAGTAGTATGGAGCGTCTTTCCTTGCATGAGGAGAAACGCACCCCTCCTCCTACTAAGCGCAGTCTGAGTGAAGAGGGAGGAGAGCGGATCGACAGTCTAAGTGGCCTAAAGTCCAGAGACCGAAGCTGGTTGGTGGGCTCACCTGAAAT TCTCAGAAAGCGTCTCTCTGTTTCCGAGTCTTCTCACACCGAGAGTGACTCGAGTCCACCTCTGACTGTTCGTCGCCGCTGCTGCTCGGCCATCATTGAAATGCCTCGCTTCGCCATATCCAGTGAAGAGGATAGCTGTGTGGGGAGCAGGAAGACCCCTGTGAGAGGCCCTCGAGGGGATGATCTGCCTCAGGCCATACCAGAGCTCCCTGTAGAGAGAGAGCTCAGGCTGGATGAATCGCCCACCACGCCAGGATCCACTTCCAGTCAAATCAGCCAGTCCACACTCACAC CTGGTAGTTCTGGTGATGTGTTAGATCGTGCTTCTCGCTATAGTGCTGAAGTTTCTGAAAACTCCACTCCAAGAGCCATCAGTGATTTGGCGGCTCGAAGAGCTCGCCACAGACTGCTTTCAGGAGATACAGATAAACACACATCACGTCCACTTAGCAAAGTCATCAAATCAGCTTCAGCAACAACCCTGTCACTCATGATCCCTGCTG ATCACCATGGTGCTTCTCCACTGGCCAGTCCCATGTCGCCTCACTCTCTCTCTTCGAACCCCTCATCACGTGACTCCTCGCCCAGCCGTGACCTTTCCCCAGCTGTCTGTAGTGTTAAACCTGCCATAATCATCCATCGAGCTGGAAAGAAATATGGTTTTACTTTACGTGCAATCCGGGTTTACATGGGAGACACAGACATATATACTGTCCATCACATGGTCTGG CATGTGGAGGATGGAGGACCTGCTCATGAGGCTGGACTGAGAGAGGGAGATCTCATCACACATGTTAACGGAGAGCCTGTCCATGGACTTGTGCACACAGAAGTTGTTGAGCTCATTCTTAAG AGTGGCAGTAAGGTGTCCATCTCTGCTACACCCTTTGAAAATACATCAATTAAGGTTGGTCCTGCTCGCAAAACTAGCTACAAGTCCAAAATGGCCCGTCGCAACAAAAGAACCAAAACTAGAGAAGGACAAGACAG TAAGAAGAGGAATTCCCTCTTCCGTAAGATCACCAAACAGGCGACCCTTCTTCACACCAGTCGCAGCCTGTCCTCTCTGAATCGCTCGGTCTCTTCTGGTGAGAGCGTCCCAGGCTCTCCTACACACATGTCACCTCGTTCACCCACACAGGGCTGTCGTTCAACACCTGACTCCGCCCACTCAG TTGGTGGAAACTCATCCCAAAGTAGCTCGCCTAGCTCCAGTGTGCCAAACTCTCCTGCCAGCTCTGGCCAGATCAGACCCAGCTCCTTGCATGGTCTGGCCCCCAAGCTGCAGCGCCAGTACCGATCCCCCCGCCGGAAGTCTGCAGGCAACATCCCTTTATCCCCTCTGGCCCGTACACCATCGCCCACTCCACAGAGCACTTCTCCCCAGCGTTCCCCTTCTCCCCTGCCAAGCCACGGGCTCATCACTTCTTCAATAGGCCAGTCTTTTCCTGTCAAACTGCACTCTTCACCTCCATTAGTAAGACAGATATCTCGGCCAAAGAGTGCAGACCCTCCTCGCTCTCCTCTGCTCAAACGAGTCCAGTCCGCAGAGAAACTCGCCGCCTCTCTTTCTTCTTCATCCTCCTCTCCTTCTCCCTCTTCGGCTGCTGATAAAAAGCTTCCAGTTGGTGCCAGCCGCAAACACAGTCTTGATACCTCACATTCAGAGTTTAAAAAAGAGATGCTGCAGCGAGACCCTAGTCTACAGAGCCTGCAAGAGTCAGCCAGTGAGACTCTTATGGGAGGAAGAGTGTCTCCTGCAGAAAAGGGAAGCCTGCAGAAAAGTTCAGTGCGTAAACTGGGCAGGCAAGAAGGTCCCGAGTCTGGAACAGGAACTCTGGGACTTGTTCCTGGAAAGAGTAAATTGAAAGACAAGCTGTCTGCCATACGTGCTGAACGCCGCGAATCTCTTCAAAAGCAGGATGCCATCCATGAAGTGGATTCATCTGAAGATGAGACAGACGAAGGGTCGGAAGACAGCCAAGATGGGCGCAGAACTTGCTATGCTCCTCCTAGCCATGTCTTGAGGCCTACAACTGTAATGGCCTCTCCCCATACCATCAGAATGGGGCCAGCGGCTCCACCAACACTGGGACTTTTTCCTTCAACAGTTGCACCGCCATGCTCACCTCAGCTCATCAGAGGACTGCAGATACAAAACCAAAGTACCACTCAATCTCAGACACAAACTTCAACCTCACAACCAGCGCAAGCTGCAGTTAAACCCCCAGAACAGAAACCAATAACCTCTGTTAAAGACTCAAGTTCAACGATAATTGATGATTCGAAAAAACAGTCACAGGCACAAGACATTCAGTCCAGACCTTCTCCACATCAACCCAGTCCTCTGTCTAGTACCTTTTCCACCCAAGGCAGCGCCTTTACCTCTGTTAGTAAAGACCCATTTGTCAAGCCCACCACACCTCCATTGGATCCCCGGAGGACCCCAAAAATGTCTGAGCCAAGGTCAAAAACCAGTGGTAGAACTGATTCTAGCACTACTTCTGGAGTAGCCAGGGATACCCCAGTTGCGACTACCCCAACAGGAGGAATCACTAAGGAGATGAAGGAGGCTGACAATCGCAGACAGGCtgcagctgctgctgctgcctCTGCCGCCGCTGCTACCACCTCTGCATCCACTGCCTCTGAAAGTGGAATGGATAAAGTTGTGTCTCAGCTCGCCACTGTGGCCAAGAGTGTGCTTGGACCTGTCAAGCTCAATATCCCAGGTACTAAAGAGACCATGGAACGAACAAAGGACCAGCGTACCCAGGCAGATGCCACCCACCCAAAGATAAAAGAATGTCGCCTGGAGCACCCTGATTCTCCTGACCAATTGAGTCCATCTGCTGCTTCGGGCTCCCAGTCTCCACGACTGACTGAATCTCCATCTAAACAAACATCATCCAAATCTGAGCCAGCCTCAACTTCTCAGAGACCTTTAGAGGTCCCAGGGACTTTCAAAAGACAAACTTCTCCAATCCCTCAAGCTAGGGAAGAGCATCAGGATAGGTCAGGAACTCTGCAAAGTGGCACCACATCAAGGCCTAGGTCTGAAGCACAATCACAGACCCAGCAGGCAAAGCCCAGTTCCACTACGTCACGAGATAAATCCAACAAGACAACGTAG
- the mast2 gene encoding microtubule-associated serine/threonine-protein kinase 2 isoform X16: MVTGGPDGDRGINRIFRRCSELHSRLLHLTPSSLALRMSCVSWQRRLEEEEVLQQILERWEQSALRNHVDLTAHERSESGEVTFVTQLVKKLMIIIARPARLLECLEFDPEEFYHLLEAAEGHAKEGQGIKSDIPRYIISQLGLTRDPLEEMAQLSSYDSGNPETPETETDSTDSRGATVQPLQPQPQPQPKTKTPREEDFETIKLISNGAYGAVFLVRHKETRQRFAMKKINKQNLILRNQIQQAFVERDILTFAENPFVVSMFCSFETRRHLCMVMEYVEGGDCATLLKHIGALPVDMARMYFAETVLALEYLHNYGIVHRDLKPDNLLITSMGHVKLTDFGLSKIGLMSLTTNLYEGHIEKDTREFLDKQVCGTPEYIAPEVILRQGYGKPVDWWAMGVILYEFLVGCAPFFGDTPEELFGQVISDEIIWPEGDEALPPDAQDLISKLLRQNPLERLGTGSAFEVKQHRFFTDLDWNSLLRQKAEFIPQLESEDDTSYFDTRSDRYHHVDSEEEDDTNDDDHLEIRQFSSCSPRFSKVYSSMERLSLHEEKRTPPPTKRSLSEEGGERIDSLSGLKSRDRSWLVGSPEILRKRLSVSESSHTESDSSPPLTVRRRCCSAIIEMPRFAISSEEDSCVGSRKTPVRGPRGDDLPQAIPELPVERELRLDESPTTPGSTSSQISQSTLTPGSSGDVLDRASRYSAEVSENSTPRAISDLAARRARHRLLSGDTDKHTSRPLSKVIKSASATTLSLMIPADHHGASPLASPMSPHSLSSNPSSRDSSPSRDLSPAVCSVKPAIIIHRAGKKYGFTLRAIRVYMGDTDIYTVHHMVWHVEDGGPAHEAGLREGDLITHVNGEPVHGLVHTEVVELILKSGSKVSISATPFENTSIKVGPARKTSYKSKMARRNKRTKTREGQDSKKRNSLFRKITKQATLLHTSRSLSSLNRSVSSGESVPGSPTHMSPRSPTQGCRSTPDSAHSVGGNSSQSSSPSSSVPNSPASSGQIRPSSLHGLAPKLQRQYRSPRRKSAGNIPLSPLARTPSPTPQSTSPQRSPSPLPSHGLITSSIGQSFPVKLHSSPPLVRQISRPKSADPPRSPLLKRVQSAEKLAASLSSSSSSPSPSSAADKKLPVGASRKHSLDTSHSEFKKEMLQRDPSLQSLQESASETLMGGRVSPAEKGSLQKSSVRKLGRQEGPESGTGTLGLVPGKSKLKDKLSAIRAERRESLQKQDAIHEVDSSEDETDEGSEDSQDGRRTCYAPPSHVLRPTTVMASPHTIRMGPAAPPTLGLFPSTVAPPCSPQLIRGLQIQNQSTTQSQTQTSTSQPAQAAVKPPEQKPITSVKDSSSTIIDDSKKQSQAQDIQSRPSPHQPSPLSSTFSTQGSAFTSVSKDPFVKPTTPPLDPRRTPKMSEPRSKTSGRTDSSTTSGVARDTPVATTPTGGITKEMKEADNRRQAAAAAAASAAAATTSASTASESGMDKVVSQLATVAKSVLGPVKLNIPGTKETMERTKDQRTQADATHPKIKECRLEHPDSPDQLSPSAASGSQSPRLTESPSKQTSSKSEPASTSQRPLEVPGTFKRQTSPIPQAREEHQDRSGTLQSGTTSRPRSEAQSQTQQAKPSSTTSRDKSNKTT; the protein is encoded by the exons ATGGTGACAGGTGGGCCAGACGGGGATCGCGGTATAAATCGCATCTTCAGAAGGTGCTCAGAATTGCATTCCAGACTTCTCCATTTAACACCTTCATCGCTCGCGCTGAGGATGTCCTGCGTCTCATGGCAGAGGCGGCTGGAGGAAGAGGAGGTTCTTCAACAGATTTTAGAGCGCTGGGAGCAGAGCGCACTCAGAAACCATGTGGATCTAACA GCTCATGAGCGTTCAGAAAGTGGGGAGGTGACATTTGTCACCCAGCTAGTTAAAAAGCTGATGATAATCATCGCTCGGCCTGCCCGGCTGCTAGAATGTTTG GAGTTTGACCCGGAGGAGTTCTACCACCTGTTAGAGGCAGCTGAAGGTCATGCTAAAGAAGGTCAAGGCATCAAGTCTGACATCCCTCGATACATCATCAGCCAGCTGGGCCTCACCAGGGACCCCCTTGAGG AAATGGCCCAGCTGAGCAGCTATGACAGCGGTAACCCTGAAACACCAGAGACAGAGACAGATTCCACAGAT AGTCGAGGAGCAACCGTACAGCCACTCCAACCTCAGCCTCAACCGCAGCCCAAGACTAAAACACCTCGCGAGGAAGACTTCGAGACCATTAAACTCATCAGTAATGGAGCCTATGG GGCTGTGTTTCTGGTGAGGCATAAAGAGACCCGTCAGCGATTTGCCATGAAGAAGATCAACAAGCAGAACCTGATCCTAAGAAACCAGATCCAGCAGGCCTTTGTGGAAAGAGACATCTTGACATTTGCAGAAAACCCTTTTGTTGTCAGCATGTTCTGCTCCTTTGAGACAAGGAGACATCTTTGCATGGTTATGGAGTATGTGGAGG GTGGGGATTGTGCCACTCTCCTGAAGCACATTGGAGCTCTGCCTGTGGATATGGCACGCATGTACTTTGCTGAAACCGTTCTTGCATTGGAATACCTTCACAACTATGGTATTGTGCACAGAGACCTCAAACCTGACAA TCTCCTGATTACCTCAATGGGACACGTCAAACTGACTGACTTTGGCCTGTCCAAGATTGGTTTAATGAGCTTAACAACTAATCTGTATGAGGGCCACATTGAAAAAGATACTCGAGAATTCTTGGACAAACAG gTGTGTGGTACTCCTGAATACATTGCTCCTGAGGTTATTCTGCGACAGGGTTATGGAAAACCAGTTGACTGGTGGGCCATGGGAGTCATCTTGTATGAGTTTCTGGTGGGCTGTGCTCCTTTCTTTGGAGATACACCTGAAGAACTGTTTGGACAAGTCATCAGTG ATGAGATAATCTGGCCAGAAGGTGATGAAGCTTTGCCTCCGGATGCTCAAGATCTCATCTCCAAACTTCTTCGGCAAAACCCTCTAGAGCGTCTTGGGACAG GGAGTGCGTTTGAGGTAAAACAGCACCGCTTCTTTACTGATCTGGACTGGAACAGCCTCCTGAGGCAGAAGGCTGAGTTCATTCCTCAGCTGGAGTCGGAGGATGACACTAGCTACTTTGACA CACGCTCAGATCGTTATCATCATGTGGACTCAGAGGAAGAAGATGACACAAATGATGACGACCATTTGGAGATCCGTCAGTTCTCCTCCTGTTCGCCACGATTCAGCAAG GTGTATAGTAGTATGGAGCGTCTTTCCTTGCATGAGGAGAAACGCACCCCTCCTCCTACTAAGCGCAGTCTGAGTGAAGAGGGAGGAGAGCGGATCGACAGTCTAAGTGGCCTAAAGTCCAGAGACCGAAGCTGGTTGGTGGGCTCACCTGAAAT TCTCAGAAAGCGTCTCTCTGTTTCCGAGTCTTCTCACACCGAGAGTGACTCGAGTCCACCTCTGACTGTTCGTCGCCGCTGCTGCTCGGCCATCATTGAAATGCCTCGCTTCGCCATATCCAGTGAAGAGGATAGCTGTGTGGGGAGCAGGAAGACCCCTGTGAGAGGCCCTCGAGGGGATGATCTGCCTCAGGCCATACCAGAGCTCCCTGTAGAGAGAGAGCTCAGGCTGGATGAATCGCCCACCACGCCAGGATCCACTTCCAGTCAAATCAGCCAGTCCACACTCACAC CTGGTAGTTCTGGTGATGTGTTAGATCGTGCTTCTCGCTATAGTGCTGAAGTTTCTGAAAACTCCACTCCAAGAGCCATCAGTGATTTGGCGGCTCGAAGAGCTCGCCACAGACTGCTTTCAGGAGATACAGATAAACACACATCACGTCCACTTAGCAAAGTCATCAAATCAGCTTCAGCAACAACCCTGTCACTCATGATCCCTGCTG ATCACCATGGTGCTTCTCCACTGGCCAGTCCCATGTCGCCTCACTCTCTCTCTTCGAACCCCTCATCACGTGACTCCTCGCCCAGCCGTGACCTTTCCCCAGCTGTCTGTAGTGTTAAACCTGCCATAATCATCCATCGAGCTGGAAAGAAATATGGTTTTACTTTACGTGCAATCCGGGTTTACATGGGAGACACAGACATATATACTGTCCATCACATGGTCTGG CATGTGGAGGATGGAGGACCTGCTCATGAGGCTGGACTGAGAGAGGGAGATCTCATCACACATGTTAACGGAGAGCCTGTCCATGGACTTGTGCACACAGAAGTTGTTGAGCTCATTCTTAAG AGTGGCAGTAAGGTGTCCATCTCTGCTACACCCTTTGAAAATACATCAATTAAGGTTGGTCCTGCTCGCAAAACTAGCTACAAGTCCAAAATGGCCCGTCGCAACAAAAGAACCAAAACTAGAGAAGGACAAGACAG TAAGAAGAGGAATTCCCTCTTCCGTAAGATCACCAAACAGGCGACCCTTCTTCACACCAGTCGCAGCCTGTCCTCTCTGAATCGCTCGGTCTCTTCTGGTGAGAGCGTCCCAGGCTCTCCTACACACATGTCACCTCGTTCACCCACACAGGGCTGTCGTTCAACACCTGACTCCGCCCACTCAG TTGGTGGAAACTCATCCCAAAGTAGCTCGCCTAGCTCCAGTGTGCCAAACTCTCCTGCCAGCTCTGGCCAGATCAGACCCAGCTCCTTGCATGGTCTGGCCCCCAAGCTGCAGCGCCAGTACCGATCCCCCCGCCGGAAGTCTGCAGGCAACATCCCTTTATCCCCTCTGGCCCGTACACCATCGCCCACTCCACAGAGCACTTCTCCCCAGCGTTCCCCTTCTCCCCTGCCAAGCCACGGGCTCATCACTTCTTCAATAGGCCAGTCTTTTCCTGTCAAACTGCACTCTTCACCTCCATTAGTAAGACAGATATCTCGGCCAAAGAGTGCAGACCCTCCTCGCTCTCCTCTGCTCAAACGAGTCCAGTCCGCAGAGAAACTCGCCGCCTCTCTTTCTTCTTCATCCTCCTCTCCTTCTCCCTCTTCGGCTGCTGATAAAAAGCTTCCAGTTGGTGCCAGCCGCAAACACAGTCTTGATACCTCACATTCAGAGTTTAAAAAAGAGATGCTGCAGCGAGACCCTAGTCTACAGAGCCTGCAAGAGTCAGCCAGTGAGACTCTTATGGGAGGAAGAGTGTCTCCTGCAGAAAAGGGAAGCCTGCAGAAAAGTTCAGTGCGTAAACTGGGCAGGCAAGAAGGTCCCGAGTCTGGAACAGGAACTCTGGGACTTGTTCCTGGAAAGAGTAAATTGAAAGACAAGCTGTCTGCCATACGTGCTGAACGCCGCGAATCTCTTCAAAAGCAGGATGCCATCCATGAAGTGGATTCATCTGAAGATGAGACAGACGAAGGGTCGGAAGACAGCCAAGATGGGCGCAGAACTTGCTATGCTCCTCCTAGCCATGTCTTGAGGCCTACAACTGTAATGGCCTCTCCCCATACCATCAGAATGGGGCCAGCGGCTCCACCAACACTGGGACTTTTTCCTTCAACAGTTGCACCGCCATGCTCACCTCAGCTCATCAGAGGACTGCAGATACAAAACCAAAGTACCACTCAATCTCAGACACAAACTTCAACCTCACAACCAGCGCAAGCTGCAGTTAAACCCCCAGAACAGAAACCAATAACCTCTGTTAAAGACTCAAGTTCAACGATAATTGATGATTCGAAAAAACAGTCACAGGCACAAGACATTCAGTCCAGACCTTCTCCACATCAACCCAGTCCTCTGTCTAGTACCTTTTCCACCCAAGGCAGCGCCTTTACCTCTGTTAGTAAAGACCCATTTGTCAAGCCCACCACACCTCCATTGGATCCCCGGAGGACCCCAAAAATGTCTGAGCCAAGGTCAAAAACCAGTGGTAGAACTGATTCTAGCACTACTTCTGGAGTAGCCAGGGATACCCCAGTTGCGACTACCCCAACAGGAGGAATCACTAAGGAGATGAAGGAGGCTGACAATCGCAGACAGGCtgcagctgctgctgctgcctCTGCCGCCGCTGCTACCACCTCTGCATCCACTGCCTCTGAAAGTGGAATGGATAAAGTTGTGTCTCAGCTCGCCACTGTGGCCAAGAGTGTGCTTGGACCTGTCAAGCTCAATATCCCAGGTACTAAAGAGACCATGGAACGAACAAAGGACCAGCGTACCCAGGCAGATGCCACCCACCCAAAGATAAAAGAATGTCGCCTGGAGCACCCTGATTCTCCTGACCAATTGAGTCCATCTGCTGCTTCGGGCTCCCAGTCTCCACGACTGACTGAATCTCCATCTAAACAAACATCATCCAAATCTGAGCCAGCCTCAACTTCTCAGAGACCTTTAGAGGTCCCAGGGACTTTCAAAAGACAAACTTCTCCAATCCCTCAAGCTAGGGAAGAGCATCAGGATAGGTCAGGAACTCTGCAAAGTGGCACCACATCAAGGCCTAGGTCTGAAGCACAATCACAGACCCAGCAGGCAAAGCCCAGTTCCACTACGTCACGAGATAAATCCAACAAGACAACGTAG